From Bacteroidota bacterium, the proteins below share one genomic window:
- a CDS encoding rhodanese-related sulfurtransferase: MATKPFQILLYYCYAKIADAEAYAEQHLKFCKQIGILGRIIVADEGLNGTVSGTPEQCRQYMDYVKADPRFAHTEFKIDDSDVHAFYKIHVRYKPEIVHLGLGRNKGWDVDPTVKTGVHLNGQEFQELKEQEDVVVLDVRSNYEHNVGRFKNAITLDIDNFREFPDKIGELEHLKDKKVITYCTGGIKCEKASALLLEAGFKDVYQLHGGIINYSKETGGKDFDGVCYVFDGRVTVPVNSVNPANISECYICHTPTSRMVNCANPECNVHKPICESCGWEMQGACSHECKEHPRKRPYDGTGFYVSKNPTL; this comes from the coding sequence ATGGCAACAAAACCTTTTCAAATATTACTGTATTACTGTTATGCAAAAATAGCGGATGCTGAGGCTTATGCTGAGCAACACCTGAAGTTTTGCAAACAAATAGGCATTTTAGGTCGGATAATTGTGGCCGACGAGGGACTAAACGGTACTGTGAGCGGTACACCTGAACAATGCCGTCAATATATGGACTATGTGAAAGCCGACCCGCGCTTTGCCCACACTGAATTTAAGATTGACGATAGCGACGTACATGCGTTTTACAAAATACACGTGCGCTATAAGCCTGAGATTGTGCACTTGGGTCTTGGCCGCAATAAGGGCTGGGATGTAGACCCAACTGTGAAAACCGGTGTGCACCTTAACGGGCAGGAGTTTCAAGAGTTAAAAGAGCAAGAAGATGTGGTGGTGTTGGATGTGCGCAGTAACTATGAGCACAATGTAGGACGGTTTAAAAATGCGATAACCCTTGATATAGATAACTTTCGTGAGTTTCCTGATAAAATAGGGGAGTTGGAACACCTTAAAGATAAAAAGGTGATAACCTATTGCACCGGTGGTATAAAATGCGAAAAAGCCAGTGCATTGCTATTAGAAGCAGGTTTTAAAGATGTTTACCAATTACACGGCGGTATTATAAACTATAGCAAAGAAACCGGAGGTAAAGATTTTGATGGTGTTTGCTACGTGTTTGATGGTAGGGTGACTGTTCCTGTTAATTCGGTTAACCCTGCTAATATTTCAGAGTGTTATATATGCCACACACCCACCAGCCGTATGGTAAACTGTGCCAACCCTGAGTGTAACGTGCACAAGCCAATTTGCGAAAGCTGCGGATGGGAAATGCAAGGGGCTTGCAGCCATGAGTGTAAAGAGCATCCTCGTAAACGCCCATACGATGGAACCGGTTTTTATGTAAGCAAAAACCCTACTTTATAA
- a CDS encoding DUF2490 domain-containing protein, with the protein MRLIMTVLCSLLFCFTGTAQTKEVGSWNMAHVRFFLSNNISVFGEAQIRSLRFYTHYNYYEYKGGINYHVNPGLMVSLGVGDYDTYKEGGNFVVPKNNDEYRIWPQVVATQTVGKFRIEHRYRAERRVSDAGLRYRFRFRGGVMYPFGKAKNNVQPFMVGVSSELFLTNKEPFFERNRFFTGFSYRPNAMVTMQVGYINQFDYKLTSKKDHDYFFISVQFEIKDNGNSKPKEGQKTSYVPSMVGSM; encoded by the coding sequence ATGAGGCTAATAATGACGGTGCTTTGCAGCCTGTTATTTTGTTTTACGGGTACTGCCCAAACAAAGGAAGTGGGAAGTTGGAACATGGCACACGTCCGTTTTTTCTTATCTAATAATATAAGTGTATTTGGCGAAGCCCAAATACGGTCGTTACGTTTTTATACCCATTACAATTATTACGAATACAAAGGCGGGATAAACTACCATGTGAACCCGGGTTTGATGGTTTCTTTGGGCGTGGGGGATTATGATACGTATAAAGAAGGCGGAAACTTTGTAGTACCTAAAAACAACGATGAATATCGCATTTGGCCGCAAGTGGTGGCTACCCAAACCGTAGGTAAGTTTAGAATTGAACACCGTTACCGTGCAGAGCGCAGGGTGAGTGATGCAGGTTTGCGTTACCGCTTTAGGTTTAGGGGCGGGGTGATGTATCCTTTCGGAAAGGCAAAAAACAATGTGCAGCCTTTTATGGTGGGGGTTAGCAGCGAACTTTTCTTAACTAATAAAGAGCCGTTTTTTGAGCGTAACCGCTTCTTCACAGGGTTTAGCTATAGGCCAAATGCTATGGTAACTATGCAGGTGGGCTATATTAACCAGTTTGATTACAAGCTAACCAGCAAAAAAGACCACGATTATTTCTTTATTTCGGTGCAGTTTGAGATAAAGGATAACGGAAACTCAAAACCAAAAGAAGGGCAAAAAACAAGTTATGTGCCCAGTATGGTTGGAAGTATGTAG
- a CDS encoding T9SS type B sorting domain-containing protein, giving the protein MKSIGLYFGVMLLLAVSAGKAFSQYIDTACIGEIHAMYRTGERVGSVFFWTVEGGTIDSTSTDGSKIWVNWGMTGGVKKITVRERTKEGCPGSPVDALVLLWPTGPVNIFGPEQVCKGNDVILEAKGDADMYVWNTGDTGDRITVKPDFDTSFVVTGFFGECGHNSSLHDLRVKYRPQADFAFSPTQPVIYEDVDFTYTGTNNVDFWDWEFMENDKTTGSSQLTNPTHTFTKAGVKAVRLTVKNSFGCTDSITKYIIVESGINVFIPTGFTPNDDGMNNVFKPVYENVLRTEFSVLDRWGEVVFKTTSLDEGWDGKYKGAPVPDGIFVYFVQVTGKDNKNYVFNGTVTVLR; this is encoded by the coding sequence ATGAAATCCATAGGTTTGTATTTCGGGGTGATGCTCTTGCTGGCAGTTTCTGCCGGCAAGGCATTTTCCCAGTATATAGACACGGCTTGCATTGGTGAAATACATGCGATGTACCGAACCGGCGAAAGAGTGGGTTCGGTATTTTTTTGGACCGTAGAAGGGGGCACTATCGACAGCACCTCTACCGATGGGTCTAAAATATGGGTAAACTGGGGCATGACAGGGGGAGTTAAAAAAATTACCGTAAGAGAACGTACAAAAGAAGGTTGCCCGGGCAGCCCCGTTGACGCACTTGTTTTATTATGGCCTACAGGACCGGTAAATATCTTTGGGCCTGAGCAAGTGTGCAAAGGAAATGATGTGATTTTGGAAGCTAAGGGCGACGCTGACATGTACGTTTGGAATACAGGTGATACAGGAGACCGGATAACGGTGAAGCCTGATTTTGACACCTCGTTTGTGGTAACAGGATTTTTTGGGGAGTGCGGACACAATTCTTCTCTTCACGATTTACGGGTGAAATACAGGCCACAGGCCGATTTTGCCTTCTCTCCCACACAGCCGGTTATTTATGAAGATGTAGACTTTACCTACACCGGAACCAACAACGTTGATTTTTGGGATTGGGAGTTTATGGAAAACGATAAAACTACCGGGTCTTCGCAATTAACAAACCCTACACACACATTTACGAAAGCAGGGGTTAAAGCTGTGCGGCTTACTGTTAAAAACAGCTTTGGCTGTACCGACAGTATTACCAAATACATTATTGTTGAATCAGGCATTAATGTGTTTATCCCAACCGGGTTTACCCCGAATGACGATGGGATGAACAACGTGTTTAAGCCTGTTTATGAAAATGTACTAAGAACTGAGTTTTCCGTTCTTGACCGCTGGGGCGAAGTAGTGTTTAAAACAACCTCACTGGACGAAGGATGGGACGGTAAGTACAAAGGGGCTCCCGTGCCCGACGGTATATTTGTTTACTTTGTACAAGTAACCGGAAAAGACAACAAAAATTATGTATTTAATGGTACGGTAACCGTACTGCGCTAA
- a CDS encoding MarR family transcriptional regulator — translation MRLEDAIQQKSFENEFLKLALNIMYTGNWLHMHQTRKLKKFGISHQQYNVLRILRGQYPQATSVGSVLSRMLEPSSNITRLVDKLEQKKLVSRCENKDNRRMQELRITETGLEMLYEIGLVMDDLEVIFKGIAEKDAKTANEVLDALRG, via the coding sequence ATGCGGTTGGAAGATGCAATACAACAAAAGAGCTTTGAAAACGAATTTCTGAAACTAGCCTTAAATATCATGTACACGGGCAATTGGCTGCACATGCACCAAACCCGCAAGCTAAAAAAGTTTGGGATTAGTCATCAGCAGTACAATGTATTAAGAATTCTTAGAGGACAGTATCCTCAAGCAACTTCGGTAGGTTCTGTGCTTAGTCGTATGCTTGAACCTTCATCAAACATTACCCGATTGGTAGATAAGCTTGAGCAAAAAAAGCTGGTGAGCAGGTGCGAAAACAAAGATAACCGACGCATGCAAGAGTTGCGTATTACTGAAACCGGACTTGAGATGCTTTATGAAATTGGGCTTGTGATGGATGACTTGGAAGTGATTTTTAAAGGAATTGCAGAAAAGGATGCAAAAACTGCCAACGAAGTATTGGATGCGTTGAGAGGGTAA
- a CDS encoding PAS domain S-box protein encodes MLTIETEYSYRAILNSAPDAMVLIDDSGLIELVNTQTETMFGYKRDELLGKEVEFLIPERYRAGHKAKKKGFLKAPEVREMGSGLELYALHKNGTEFLVEIALSYVVTNGKLSACAAIRDMSEKKAAENKFKALLESAPDAMVIADSEGRIELVNAQTEKMFGYSRTELIGCEVEKLIPQRFTQRHKTAKMDFISAPEVREMGTGIELFALRKDGTEFMVEVALSYIKTGNKTSACAAIRDIGDRKRLEKQNAQLASIVESSHDAIIAKNNDRIIVSWNKGAEMIFGFTAREVLGEHVDVLIPEEKRQETKVLMEQVLRGEDTRHKETKMLRKNGEEFYASITCSPIRDSQGEIIGISQIVRDISKQKADGYKIESLSNEMIELKEKLRYHKQLEDFAYITSHNLRSPVGNLASLFLMYDQQAEMEDKSAIVEKLRTVTHHLTNTLNELSKALSIKTDTSIEKSTLKFQDFLDATIVVLSTEIDNSRAVIQSNFTCPSIHYPAIYLESILLNLFTNAIKYRDPERSPVITIETYENKRDGKVLTISDNGLGIDMARHGKKVFGLHKTFHRNTDARGVGLFITKAQIEAMGGSITVNSVLGQGTVFTIYFEREVQP; translated from the coding sequence ATGCTAACTATCGAGACGGAATACTCATACAGAGCGATACTGAACTCTGCTCCTGATGCAATGGTATTAATCGATGATTCAGGATTAATTGAACTTGTAAATACCCAAACTGAAACAATGTTTGGCTATAAACGAGATGAATTACTTGGAAAAGAAGTAGAGTTTTTGATACCTGAGCGTTACAGGGCGGGGCATAAAGCCAAAAAGAAAGGCTTTTTGAAAGCGCCCGAAGTACGAGAAATGGGTAGCGGGCTGGAGCTTTATGCTTTGCACAAAAACGGCACTGAATTTTTGGTTGAAATTGCTCTCAGCTACGTAGTAACGAACGGTAAACTAAGTGCTTGTGCTGCCATACGTGATATGAGCGAAAAAAAGGCTGCCGAAAATAAGTTTAAAGCCTTGCTAGAATCGGCACCCGATGCAATGGTGATAGCAGATAGCGAAGGCCGTATAGAATTGGTGAATGCCCAAACCGAGAAAATGTTTGGCTACTCGCGCACTGAGCTTATTGGTTGTGAAGTAGAGAAGCTGATACCCCAAAGATTTACACAGCGGCACAAAACTGCCAAAATGGATTTTATTTCAGCCCCTGAGGTACGGGAAATGGGAACCGGAATTGAACTTTTTGCTTTGCGAAAGGACGGGACCGAATTTATGGTTGAAGTAGCCCTCAGCTATATAAAAACAGGCAATAAAACCAGTGCGTGTGCTGCAATAAGGGATATTGGCGACCGCAAACGCCTTGAGAAACAAAATGCTCAATTGGCATCGATTGTAGAATCGTCTCACGATGCCATAATTGCCAAGAACAACGACAGGATAATTGTGAGCTGGAATAAAGGTGCCGAGATGATATTTGGCTTCACAGCACGCGAAGTATTGGGGGAGCATGTGGATGTGTTGATACCCGAAGAAAAACGCCAAGAAACAAAAGTCCTAATGGAGCAGGTGCTACGGGGAGAAGACACACGCCATAAAGAGACTAAGATGTTGAGGAAAAACGGTGAAGAGTTCTATGCTTCAATTACATGTTCGCCAATAAGGGATTCGCAAGGAGAAATTATAGGGATATCACAAATAGTAAGGGATATTAGTAAGCAAAAGGCTGATGGGTACAAGATAGAGAGCCTTAGCAACGAAATGATAGAACTGAAGGAGAAGTTGCGCTATCATAAACAACTTGAAGATTTTGCATACATCACTTCGCACAATCTGCGGTCGCCGGTGGGTAATCTGGCTTCGCTGTTTTTAATGTATGACCAACAGGCAGAGATGGAAGACAAAAGTGCTATTGTTGAGAAGCTACGGACGGTGACCCATCATCTTACAAATACACTAAACGAGTTATCAAAAGCACTAAGCATAAAGACCGATACATCCATTGAAAAAAGCACTCTCAAGTTTCAGGATTTTTTAGATGCAACAATTGTTGTACTAAGCACTGAGATTGACAATTCAAGGGCGGTAATACAAAGTAATTTTACTTGCCCCTCGATACATTATCCGGCTATTTATCTTGAAAGTATTTTGCTAAATTTGTTTACCAACGCGATTAAATACCGTGACCCAGAGAGGAGTCCTGTAATTACCATAGAGACTTATGAGAATAAACGCGATGGGAAAGTTCTTACAATTAGCGACAACGGATTAGGTATTGATATGGCAAGGCATGGCAAAAAAGTGTTTGGCTTGCACAAAACATTTCACCGCAATACCGATGCAAGAGGAGTGGGGTTGTTTATTACCAAAGCACAGATTGAGGCCATGGGCGGCTCAATAACGGTGAATAGTGTGCTTGGCCAGGGTACAGTGTTTACAATATATTTTGAGAGAGAAGTTCAACCCTAA
- the dnaB gene encoding replicative DNA helicase has protein sequence MAKQVTTRRTNKRLGNEDFMPAGKIPPQATDLEEAVLGAMMLEKNAYTAVLEILKPEAFYEPKHQTIYNVCKGLFERGEPIDILTVTAELRKAGELEAVGGAYYITQLTNRVSSAANVEYHARIISEKHIQRELIRISTEITNEAFEEGADALGLLDTAQQKIFEVSEGTISRDVEKIDDLLKKAIKNLESIKDHENTLTGIPSGFVELDRETSGWQKSDLIILAARPGMGKTAFALSTARNAAVDFGKSIAVFSLEMSGEQLVTRLISGETEIISQKMRSGDLTAQEWDRLNNKIGKLANAKIFIDDTPGISVFELKAKCRRLKAQQGIDMIIIDYLQLMRGEDSKGQGNREQEIGYISRSLKGLAKELHVPVIALAQLSRAVETRGGNKKPMLSDLRESGSIEQDADMVMFLYRPEYYQITEFEDGMPTQGLAEVMLAKHRHGAIGDFRVRFQGEFARFVDIDAMSMPMGGTDFGFSEDPGVRSITLQSKMNNDDFDDMPPF, from the coding sequence ATGGCAAAACAAGTAACTACCCGAAGGACCAACAAACGTTTAGGAAACGAAGATTTTATGCCGGCCGGCAAAATTCCACCCCAAGCAACTGATTTGGAGGAAGCCGTACTGGGAGCGATGATGCTTGAAAAAAACGCCTACACGGCCGTTTTAGAAATCTTAAAACCCGAAGCGTTTTATGAGCCTAAACACCAAACCATTTACAATGTTTGCAAAGGGTTGTTTGAAAGGGGGGAGCCTATTGATATTCTTACCGTTACGGCTGAACTGCGCAAAGCAGGTGAATTGGAAGCCGTAGGCGGGGCATACTATATTACACAGCTTACCAACAGGGTATCATCAGCGGCTAACGTTGAGTACCACGCCCGTATCATCTCAGAAAAGCACATACAACGTGAACTGATACGTATAAGCACCGAAATTACTAACGAGGCTTTTGAAGAAGGTGCTGATGCACTTGGCTTGCTGGATACTGCCCAACAAAAGATTTTTGAGGTGAGCGAGGGCACTATCAGCCGTGATGTAGAGAAGATAGACGACCTATTGAAAAAGGCCATTAAGAACCTTGAAAGTATAAAAGACCACGAAAATACATTAACAGGTATTCCCTCAGGGTTTGTGGAGTTGGATAGGGAAACCAGCGGTTGGCAAAAATCAGATTTGATTATCCTTGCAGCCCGTCCCGGTATGGGTAAAACGGCATTTGCCCTTTCTACTGCACGTAATGCGGCCGTAGATTTTGGTAAATCGATAGCCGTATTTTCATTAGAGATGAGCGGTGAGCAGCTAGTCACTCGTCTTATATCGGGTGAAACAGAAATCATTAGCCAGAAAATGCGTAGCGGTGATTTGACTGCACAAGAGTGGGACAGGCTAAACAACAAGATTGGTAAGCTGGCCAATGCGAAGATATTTATTGACGATACCCCGGGTATATCGGTGTTTGAATTGAAGGCAAAATGCCGTCGACTAAAAGCACAGCAGGGCATTGATATGATTATTATAGATTACTTGCAGTTGATGAGGGGCGAGGATAGCAAAGGGCAAGGAAACCGCGAACAAGAGATTGGTTACATTTCGCGTTCGTTGAAAGGGTTGGCTAAAGAGCTGCATGTACCTGTAATAGCCCTTGCACAATTGAGCCGTGCGGTGGAAACCAGGGGTGGAAATAAGAAGCCCATGCTTAGTGACTTGAGGGAATCGGGTTCTATTGAGCAGGATGCGGATATGGTAATGTTTTTATACCGCCCTGAATATTATCAGATAACTGAATTTGAAGACGGTATGCCTACCCAAGGGCTTGCCGAGGTAATGCTTGCCAAGCACAGGCACGGTGCCATTGGTGATTTTAGGGTTCGTTTTCAAGGGGAGTTTGCCCGTTTTGTGGATATTGATGCCATGAGTATGCCAATGGGTGGTACTGATTTCGGGTTTAGTGAAGACCCCGGTGTGCGTTCTATTACCCTTCAATCAAAAATGAACAACGACGATTTTGACGATATGCCTCCATTCTAA
- a CDS encoding DUF2461 domain-containing protein has product MIYFDADYITFFSGLEANNTKEWFDANKKTYENKVKKPFAAFIEELIAAYNSLGYNIPMTAKDAVMRINRDVRFSNDKSPYKMHMSAMVTPHGKKDTTKPGMYIEANHKHLRLYTGSHTLEKQDLYNVRKHIADNIDEFNKLTTNKAFKEVFGEILGEKNKVIMPEFKDAADKQPLIYNKSFYYFANFEPKTLLQDALVDKLITAFKVAAPVNAFFEKALGN; this is encoded by the coding sequence ATGATATACTTTGATGCCGATTACATAACCTTTTTTAGCGGGTTAGAAGCCAACAATACCAAAGAGTGGTTTGATGCTAATAAGAAAACCTATGAAAACAAAGTAAAGAAGCCGTTTGCAGCATTTATTGAAGAGCTGATAGCCGCTTATAACTCCTTGGGGTATAACATCCCTATGACTGCCAAAGATGCCGTAATGCGCATTAACCGCGATGTGCGGTTTAGCAACGATAAATCGCCCTATAAAATGCACATGAGTGCTATGGTCACTCCACACGGAAAGAAAGACACCACAAAGCCGGGTATGTATATAGAGGCTAATCACAAGCACCTTCGATTATATACAGGTAGCCATACACTTGAAAAGCAAGACTTGTACAACGTTAGAAAGCATATTGCCGATAACATTGACGAGTTTAACAAACTGACAACAAACAAAGCTTTTAAAGAGGTTTTTGGCGAAATACTGGGCGAAAAAAACAAAGTAATAATGCCTGAGTTTAAAGACGCAGCTGATAAGCAACCCCTTATTTACAACAAAAGCTTTTATTACTTTGCCAATTTTGAACCAAAAACCTTATTGCAAGATGCTTTGGTTGATAAACTGATAACCGCCTTTAAAGTTGCCGCACCCGTAAATGCCTTTTTTGAAAAAGCGTTGGGCAACTAA
- a CDS encoding response regulator gives MTTIKNPTICVVDDDEIYQFVIKSQLESRKLARKILMFSDGELAIDFFKTVVDNADELPDLVLLDLNMPIMDGWEFLDEFIMLKPKLPKKVTIYVVTSSINQTDIDRAKRISEVTDYIVKPINEETLMDMLLKLS, from the coding sequence ATGACAACTATTAAAAACCCTACAATATGTGTGGTGGACGATGACGAGATTTACCAGTTTGTTATTAAAAGCCAACTTGAAAGTAGAAAGCTAGCCCGCAAAATCCTTATGTTTTCTGATGGAGAACTGGCTATTGATTTCTTTAAAACGGTGGTTGATAATGCAGATGAACTGCCCGATTTGGTGTTATTAGATTTAAATATGCCAATTATGGACGGCTGGGAGTTTTTAGATGAGTTCATAATGCTGAAACCTAAACTACCCAAAAAGGTGACTATTTATGTGGTGACATCCTCTATCAACCAAACAGATATTGACCGCGCTAAACGCATCAGTGAGGTAACGGATTATATTGTGAAGCCTATAAATGAGGAAACGTTGATGGATATGCTTTTAAAGCTGTCTTAG
- a CDS encoding MBL fold metallo-hydrolase, whose translation MKIEFYGAAQVVTGTKHLITTNNGKKILLDCGLFQGSDQDSNYMNRHFGFNPKEVDCVILSHAHIDHSGLLPRLVSEGFSGPIYATPATKSLCEIMLLDSAHIQEMDVKFVNQRRKKRGEEQLEPLYDETDVYKTLDLFVNVPYRTEYTIDDEVSFHYTDAGHIIGSAAVHLSIKEEREIKLTFTGDIGRPGDMILRSPEAFRQADYILCESTYGDRLHEPATDTRNNLLRVVRETCVERRGKLVIPAFSVDRTQELIYQLDQLSSEGLLPSIKVFVDSPLSVKATMVMKEHEDYFNPDILEYIEKDGDAFSFPNLHYISKVEESKKINELQEPCIIISASGMAEAGRIKHHIANTITDSKNTILIVGYSSPSSLGGAIRRGEQMVRIFGEEYQVNAHVEVMDSFSAHADYKEILEYLSSQNPAMVRKLFLVHGDYEAQTALKERLAAKGFMNIEIPEMGDEFEVN comes from the coding sequence ATGAAGATTGAGTTTTACGGAGCGGCGCAGGTTGTAACCGGCACCAAACACCTGATTACCACCAACAACGGAAAAAAAATTCTTCTTGATTGCGGCCTTTTTCAAGGCAGCGACCAAGACAGTAATTACATGAACCGCCATTTCGGGTTTAATCCCAAAGAGGTGGATTGTGTGATTCTTTCACACGCACACATCGACCACAGCGGATTATTACCCCGTCTTGTTTCTGAAGGCTTTAGCGGGCCTATATATGCCACTCCGGCCACTAAATCGCTATGCGAGATTATGCTGCTGGATAGCGCCCACATTCAGGAAATGGACGTGAAGTTTGTGAACCAACGCCGCAAAAAAAGAGGCGAAGAACAACTTGAGCCGTTGTATGATGAAACGGATGTTTACAAAACACTTGATTTGTTTGTAAACGTTCCGTACCGAACTGAATATACCATTGATGATGAAGTGAGCTTTCATTATACCGATGCAGGCCACATTATAGGCAGTGCCGCGGTGCATTTGAGTATTAAAGAAGAGCGCGAGATTAAACTAACGTTTACAGGCGATATAGGCCGCCCCGGCGACATGATTTTACGTTCTCCCGAAGCGTTTAGGCAAGCCGATTACATACTTTGTGAAAGCACGTATGGCGACCGTTTGCACGAACCTGCCACCGATACCCGCAATAACTTGTTGAGGGTGGTGCGTGAAACGTGCGTTGAAAGACGTGGAAAGCTGGTGATACCCGCTTTTAGTGTTGACCGTACCCAAGAGCTTATTTACCAACTTGACCAATTAAGCAGCGAGGGTTTACTCCCTTCAATAAAGGTATTTGTGGATAGTCCTTTATCAGTAAAGGCTACAATGGTAATGAAGGAGCACGAAGACTACTTTAACCCCGATATTTTAGAATACATTGAAAAAGACGGGGATGCTTTTAGCTTTCCTAATCTTCATTACATATCAAAGGTTGAAGAATCTAAAAAGATAAACGAGCTTCAGGAGCCTTGTATCATTATATCAGCATCAGGCATGGCCGAGGCAGGAAGGATAAAACACCACATTGCCAATACCATTACAGATAGCAAAAACACCATACTGATTGTGGGCTACAGCTCACCCAGCAGTTTGGGAGGTGCCATCCGCAGAGGTGAACAAATGGTGCGTATTTTTGGTGAAGAATACCAAGTAAACGCCCATGTTGAAGTGATGGACTCATTCAGTGCACACGCAGATTACAAAGAAATTTTAGAGTATTTGAGCAGCCAAAACCCCGCTATGGTACGTAAACTGTTTTTGGTTCACGGCGATTACGAAGCACAAACTGCATTAAAAGAACGTTTGGCGGCCAAAGGGTTTATGAACATCGAAATACCCGAAATGGGTGATGAGTTTGAGGTAAACTAA